The Anabas testudineus chromosome 3, fAnaTes1.2, whole genome shotgun sequence sequence AAACCCCGATCAGTCATCGAAACGCCAGTTTCCACAGATAGTCCTTGTGCCAGAAGAAGTCAGATGGActaatttctctcttttttccccaataCAAGAATCCTTAAGTGGCAAATTGTGCATGCGTGTTTCATTCTTTCTGCTACTGGTAGCATGGCTCTTGCTAAACATCCTAACAGTGTGCTGATGTTCACTAGAATACTGATGTCCTTTCCCATCTTTATGAAGTCTCATAACCTGGTTTCTTCCTTGTTCAAGCAAATCTGTATTACTTGGAGCCACACTGCATTAAACACAACTCTGGGCAAAACGGAGAGAGCTGTGTTGATCGTTTTCTTAATAACTGTTCATGCATTCTATGCAGGCATGCAGTCTGAATCACAGATGTACTCACGTTTCTTTAAGTCAGCCTGTAATTTGGGGCAGGTTTTAGAAATGGGGTCAATCAActcaaataatataaattactATTAGAGGGTACACTTTGAGTCCTATAACATTTTAGTGGTGCACAGGACTGTACTCAGTTCTGCTGTAGGCTgtaggtagaaaaaaaaaagatacactTTTCTTAACGTTGGAGCAGCAAAGCCAAATGGATTAACATGTTTTCAACTATAACATCTTTTCAACTTAAGCATGACTACCTCTGATGCCACACGGAGACTTAAAGTAGGACAACATGAACTTCCGAATGTACAGGAGCCGAGTTCAGCATTTGTGGTGACCTCCTGAAATGACATACCCTCAAGGCAGTGATAGTGTTCAACATAGAGCCCAGACCGAGTCCTCCACCTGATAAATCATGCAGCACAGCAGAGTGCCATATCTTTTAAAGACATGCAAAGCTGGCCCAAACCTGCCACCTGCTGTAAACACGGTGACAATAACGCTTACGAGGCGCTACATGCTAGCTCACACCGGGCTTTTCCACGGCACAAACTGAAGCTTAGCTAATGCAAAAGATTCACGTTTCACTAGTATTATATTCACAGCAATCAGATCAAATGGCATGACACTACCGGAGCATACATCCACATGGTTTCCAAAACAGTACATTGCActaaagaggagaggggagggagcCTAAAATGACAGAGGAGAACCTTGTATATAGGAATACACTTCAGAGCAACTTTGATGTGCTTTAAATTCATATATAACCTAGTAGATATATGAtacaagacaaagaaagatcataaaaaaaagtggagaaaTCAACAGGAGCAcaaagaatgaagaaaacaaatcacattcaTATATTAAGACATTTTTGTGACATGTCAGCGCATCTACAGTAATGAAATCTAAAGTGATATGAAATGCCTGCTGTCCTGCAGTAGCCTAAAGACAGGGGCTCTGCTTGGGGGGCCACCCCACGCAGTGACTTCTTCTTATATGGGGATATATTTACCTgggacagacaggaggagggggGTTGGGTGGGGGAGGCAAGTACAGGTAGGTGCAGAGTTCGGGTCACAGCCTTGAAGCTGTGGCTCGTCTCTCCCACACCACACAGTACGCTGAGGCAGTCTATTTTCTGAGGGCAGGGGCTAAGGGGTGAGCTGGGGTAGCTGAGAGCTGAATAAAGGGGCAGGAGGGGAGAAAGGCAAGGACTGTGGAAAAGGGGCAGAAAGGAGTAGCAGCAGATCCGTGGCTGAGCTAGATGTTCTGACAGCACTGCATCTTTGGTTTGTTCTCAGTGGGCTGCACCTGGATGTTGACCACGTTGTTGCTCGGGGACATGTCGCTCTCCTGACGTTCAGACATCTGCTTCTGGGAGACTATGCGGTAGATCTCTGATAGGAGAGGTTCAAGAATAACAGCGTCACTTAGAGTTACAGCCAGTTCACCTCAGTGCTCATGTCTACCTGACATTGCAGTTATTAATAGTATATATTACATTCTACAGTTCCTTGTAAATTGGATGTATAACATTAAACATCACATATGTATATGTGACGAGTTCATTAATTGGCAAGAacatgtagtttattttgattgTCCCACACCATTCTGCTGCCATAAATATTACAGCATCAAATATGGATTCAACCACTGGGGAAAATAGTGcccaacaaaaaaaagtttgatataaaaaaatacagcatcCAACAGTTGAAGAAAAGTAAACCAAacctttttaaatctttttgaaaacatttactTGTACTTCTATACAGTGCTggtgtaaagtaaaaacagcacaaactccTGAAAAGATAAGCCATTCACACCACAATATGTAATGTAGTTAGTTCAGTAGAGTTCAGCTGTGTAGTGCATTTTTGTCTCCTGGTGACAGTGTTCACGTGACTTCCCTGTTACTGTAAAATCACTCTCATAAAAATGACACTTCCTGTGCACTAATAGTAAAATTAGCAAGAATTAGTGTCATCATTTCCTCAATAAATGTGAGGTTAGTTTTTAAACACAGCgtgtttcactgtgttaaaAGTCAAGGGAGTGGCTGCGTTTGCAGATGACCGCATTTCTTGTTAGAATGACTGtagaacacaacacacacacagtacaaaccTGTCAGAATGGTCTGGAAAGCCGTCTCAACGTTGGTGGAATCCAGAGCCGATGTCTCCAGAAAAGATAAACCATTCTTCTCTGCAGGAGCAAGTTGAGCAACAGGGCACATTAACCATATATCAAACAAGGAACATTCCTCAAATAGCAGACGAGTAACAGCATTTAAACAGAGCTGGTCTTCACGGTGTTTGACGAtaactaaaaaaacattgttacCACCATCAAAATAATTCTAATTAAGTAAAGAAAACAGACCAATAGCACATTTATAATCCAATTTATACATCATCACTTAGAAATTCAGAGAATGACACATAAACAGATGTCATTATTTTGTAATAATCTTAATGTAATCATTTGACAGTTCTGGGTTGCTTTTGGATGAAATCTTTCACAACTGGATTAGAAATGCaacagtttctgtgtttctgtttcattctgaTGATGTCGCATATTAAATGCCTTATAATTTGAGTCTTTAAGTCATTGTTAATGCTGCCTCCTGGCCAGAATACAACTGACATTCTTTTTCAGatcaacttaaaataaaaaaataaaggtgttATAAAGGTAAAATATGAAAGACAAAGCATGGGCCTTACCAGCAAAAGCCCGTGCCTCGTCAGTGGGAACAGCCCGGAGATGACGCAGGTCGCTCTTGTTGCCCACCAGCATGATGACAATGTTGCTGTCGGCGTGATCTCTCAGCTCCTTCAGCCAACGCTCCACATTCTCATAAGTTAGATGCTTAGCAATGTCATAGACCAGGAGAGCCCCTACTGCCCCACGGTAGTACCTTGAAAAGgtttgagaaaaaaacaatcattgTACAAATATCATTACGGTCTAGTGAATGGTATACTATAGGTGTTTTGATAAGACCATCTTGTAAGTCACAGtcagtgtgtgctgttttgGACCAGCAGGATTCTTGGCCCGGTCAACTGTGTTTCAGCTGATCGGCCGTCATTTAAAACAGCTAGATACTCTATTTGCGAGGtgtgttttcaatttaattGCAGGAAACTAGAGATGCATTCAGCATGGAGTTTGTGTGTTAACTGACAACTGTTGAACATATGCAAATTGgactacaacaaaaaaaagtaaataaaagtattaactCATAAAGCGTTAAAGAGAATAGGAATATTTCAATTAAACAACCTACTTGTGTCATACTCATTAGTTCAACTTCAGATGAGTGAACTGGACCAAACTGCTACTGTCCCTGTTGACCTGCTGTTCTATACTCACGCTGATGTGATGGCACGGTAGCGCTCCTGGCCAGCTGTATCCCAGATTTGAGCCTTCACCGTCTTGCCGTCCACTTGGATGCTGCGTGTAGCAAACTCCACCCCGATGGTGCTCTTGCTCTCCAGGTTGAACTCATTGCGGGTGAAACGGGACAGCAGGTTACTCTTCCCCACACCCGAGTCACCGATAAGGACAACTGGAACATGAAGcacagaacacattttacatataatACAAACTTAGAATCTTTAAAAAGCTATATGTTACAAAAGGCACCATCTTGTAGTTCTTTTATAAACATACACTATAACTagattttatcttattttatatcttattttataaattatataacatTACATCTGTATGATGTAAACACCTTGcatactatatatatgtattatactTGGATATCTTTATTTCATCCTTAGGTATAAATCATTATGTAGAACACTGTACCTGTGTATGTATTGCTTCCATATTATATTGATTAAAGAACACAAGTATGTGATTGTTGTTAGGTACTATAACATAACTACTGTTAAGTATGATGatcacactgaaaatgttgaaatctcataacatctaaaacattttattaacataagAGGTATTCCTACTTGCTAACTAAtcagtaattaaattaaattgcagTCTTTATCATGTATCTGGCACCATCGCATAACATTAGTGATTTATAGTCACTCTACAGTCTGTTTACTTTACATTTCACTACATTCCTAGCTATTTATAAGCTGTTTTAAAATTAGCATATCCTAGTTACTTAGTACCTTGATTTACCGCAAACCAATAATGAAACTTTTCCCTGTATACTTTAGTAGGTTTAATAGTGGTGCtcggctgtgtgtgtttcttatgaaGACAGTGTGATAACAATCATCCTAAGGTGTGTCCGACGTAAAGCTGGTCCGCGCCCACCGATAGCGGCTAACATCAGCTAACCGCTAACGTTAGCCAACAATCCAGATGCCCTGTGGATTCAGGATGGCTAACATAACAGGATACATCAACTACTATTCCTACGCACGCTATTTAGAGTAAGATCGTTTTATGTGGATGAATTAATCTTTCTGACATGTCACAGAAAGCTCGATGAAAAGCAATCAGAGCACAAAGGTTGACGGTGGCTAAGTTAGCCGGACAGTTTATCAGCTGGCCTGTTTAACGTTAGCCTGGCAACCAACAGCACGGCAGAACAGTAATAagaaaatgctttgttttaCCTTTGAACAAATAGTCATACTCGTCATCTCTAGTGCCCATCGTCTTGTTGAGAAGTAATCAGCCCAAGACTTAATTAGATTAAATGTAATGACGGCGCTCTACAGTATAATTCCACTCGGGAATCTCTCTGGAAGCCGTACTTCCGTAATTTCTTCTTCGTGTTCTCCGACAGCTTAACGACAGCACACAGGCGACTCTGACATCTAGTGGTCAAAGTGGAAAATGCCCCACACTCAGGTTTCATGTTGCAAGTGCAAACTTCGTTCTTGTGATAAAAAAGTTTGACCGATTTCTGAAATCGTTTGAACATTTATTGTGGGGAACCACCACACAATAACAGAGCACAAAGCATTTCAATTGACTTCTGATGCATTTCTGtgttcattaatattattaatagaTACGTTATCAACACCTCATAAAAGCTGAATGGGAAAACTAAGTAGTAGATATTTGGTTGGATGATACAGCCTATTGTGAGATAGTTGCTTCACCTTAAGTGTTGTATGTTTTGTACATCCAAAAAATCAAATAACAACTATAAATATTAACTTATAAGTGTCCAAGTGAGTGATGTGGGGTTTTTTGCACAAAAGTAAATAACAACATTAGATTTTCTAAATGTCAAATACAATTTTTAATGTCCACAATgctacaaatacaaaaacatcctATCACCACCTCTAGTAGCAATAATCATGATAAATAATCTATCTTAATAAATCTTGCTgattaacattttaacaaaaaaaagtagtacataatattttaaattgaaagtaAAATTACTAGAATATGTATATTAATAACTACTgctatatttactgtacatactgtaggaTCTTAGAATAGAAATTGCAAATGACCTTCATACTTACTATCAAAGGCGGATTTATTTATGATACTCTTAGTATCATAGTAGTCTATCTCTGTTCACTAAATATTACACAGTCATTTCACCATTTTTCACACGCTGATTCctttttgtgacatttatttcttcttgtaATCAGGAAGGAACTTCTTCCATTTTATATTCTgtagaacagaaaataatacaaaaatgaGCCGTTACATTAGATAATTCTGCCATCAACACCAACATTTCTGCTCATTGTTTCAGACTTACACTTTTTCCCCAGGTGGATTTGGGTGTCTTAGTCTTCATTTCTTCCAGGGACTCATAAGTGTTGCCTTGGACAGTGGGAGTGGACACCCCAGGGATTAGCTCATAGGTATCATCAGACAGACTAGCAGGTGTTGAACTCTGGGGGACCACGGCATACATGCCGTCTTCCTGCTGATCTGAGCTGTTTTCGGGGTCTTCAGAGGTCTGGTACAGGGGGTTGGACCTCAATATTTCAGAATCATCACTCAGcttctctgagctgctgcttctgcttgCCCTCCTagccctgtgatggagggagtaGGTGTGGCAGGTGACCCTCTTCACTGGAATGGGCGAATGAGATGTTGAGGTTGTAAAGGACGGGCTGCTGAGATGGTTTGAGTACTCCTCTTCCACCATGTTGTTGTCCAGCTGTGGTAGAGATTTGCTCTTGCTCTCCATATGTGCCACCTCACTGTATGTGAAACCTGGTGTTTCAACAGTATTGAGTGAGTTTTTGTCAGATGTTTGTGCTGGGTTTGTGTTTCCGCTGAGTTTCTCAGATCTGTTTGACtcagttttggtttcatttggatgtgttgttgtgtcagGCAAAGATCCACTCAGAAAGAGGCCTAGAGGAGGGCCTCTTTTTGGCACAGGAGGTACACCCTGAagatataacataacatagatGATGAAACAACAATATGCCACAATCTTCCTCAGCAACCACGTTTCAAATTTCTATTATGTTGGTTTAAAAGTCTATCCAAATGTTTGGACGACAACAACTAATTACAGGATTAGTTCAGTATGttggaaaacattaaaaagtagAATGAACTGCAGTTTGGGAGTTTTTGTGTGGCTCATGGTCAAACATCTACAGTTCTTTACAATTCCTGCAACTACTAAAACCACTGatataacaaattaaataactaATGGTGGTCACACTAGCACATAATCAATCAGTTAATTTCTGTCAATGTCTGTACCTGTAAGGATGTTGTGTCTACCGATACTGTTCCCACCAGCTTTCTGTTTCTGCCTTGGTTTTTCAGTGGCAGTGAAGGTGGTGAAACAGGAGAAGAgtcatgttgctgctgaatCCTTTGATTATTAACAGGGCTACTGTTATCAGAATTTTTCTGATCCCACAGACTTCGCAGCGCTTGGACGCTCACTCCAACCTTTCCTTTGGTGTTGTAATTCACCACATCATACAGCTCACCTGTGTTTTCCTGAAAATAACAAGTCATGTTACTATTGCCTGTGtgtacactcccctccaaaagtattgaaGTGAGGTCAATTCCTGTATTTATGCTGCAGACTTAAAACAGAtaagcaaaagtattggaacatgtgactgacagtgtTTCGTTGCCCAGGTGTGTtctattaaaatgattattcaaacaataaatagcactgaatgtcaaTGCTCAGTCTCAGATTTCTGTGTTGCCCTTTAAGACATTGAGTAGTTTTAGCCTGCATAGATCCGTAACCTAGAAGAAAATGTCGTGTTCTTCTACAAAGATGTAATTCTCACTTCAGCCTCAGTTTAGTTATAGTAATTCTTGAGA is a genomic window containing:
- the LOC113174351 gene encoding ras-related protein Rab-11A, which gives rise to MGTRDDEYDYLFKVVLIGDSGVGKSNLLSRFTRNEFNLESKSTIGVEFATRSIQVDGKTVKAQIWDTAGQERYRAITSAYYRGAVGALLVYDIAKHLTYENVERWLKELRDHADSNIVIMLVGNKSDLRHLRAVPTDEARAFAEKNGLSFLETSALDSTNVETAFQTILTEIYRIVSQKQMSERQESDMSPSNNVVNIQVQPTENKPKMQCCQNI
- the si:ch211-112g6.4 gene encoding SH2 domain-containing protein 7, with the protein product MEKQFGVDLQMDSQEGGLKELVMKWFTETQAPLIQNNGNFPDWFQGFATRKDTEDLLKDKALGCFLIRLSEKAIGYILSYKGHDRCRHFVITQNHSGQFVIAGDSQTYHSLTELIEHYKVSPIQPFGECLTSSCYEENTGELYDVVNYNTKGKVGVSVQALRSLWDQKNSDNSSPVNNQRIQQQHDSSPVSPPSLPLKNQGRNRKLVGTVSVDTTSLQGVPPVPKRGPPLGLFLSGSLPDTTTHPNETKTESNRSEKLSGNTNPAQTSDKNSLNTVETPGFTYSEVAHMESKSKSLPQLDNNMVEEEYSNHLSSPSFTTSTSHSPIPVKRVTCHTYSLHHRARRASRSSSSEKLSDDSEILRSNPLYQTSEDPENSSDQQEDGMYAVVPQSSTPASLSDDTYELIPGVSTPTVQGNTYESLEEMKTKTPKSTWGKSNIKWKKFLPDYKKK